A window of Gemmatimonadota bacterium contains these coding sequences:
- a CDS encoding energy-coupling factor transporter transmembrane protein EcfT, whose amino-acid sequence MLQNLTLGQYYPGESSIHRLDPRTKLCGALALMAALIWIKTLPLFFFMLAVVAVLVRVSGVPLHLPLNNLKAFRVILIITFAAHACFTPGEAVIIAGYTVPGPTWEGMFQGAVFSMRLVVIMLIAALLMLTTAPLDVSDGIERLLKPLERFGLPAHELAMMMVIALRFIPTLVEEADRLQKAQAARGADFTGNPIRRVRKMTALLVPLMLSAFRRAEELAVAMESRCYRGGAGRTQFRVMALARNDFVAIAAVTVLLVLGAAANSIGPVDHLF is encoded by the coding sequence ATGCTCCAGAACCTGACGCTGGGACAGTACTATCCCGGCGAGTCTTCCATTCACCGGCTGGACCCGCGCACGAAGCTGTGCGGTGCCCTGGCGCTGATGGCGGCACTGATCTGGATAAAGACCCTGCCGCTGTTTTTTTTCATGCTGGCCGTGGTCGCGGTACTGGTGCGGGTCTCCGGCGTTCCGCTCCACCTGCCGCTGAACAACCTGAAGGCCTTCCGGGTCATTCTGATCATTACCTTCGCGGCGCATGCGTGCTTCACGCCGGGAGAAGCCGTGATCATCGCGGGATACACCGTGCCGGGACCCACCTGGGAGGGGATGTTCCAGGGGGCGGTGTTCAGCATGCGCCTGGTGGTCATCATGCTGATCGCGGCGCTGTTGATGCTGACCACGGCACCGCTGGACGTCTCGGACGGCATCGAGCGACTGCTCAAACCCCTGGAACGGTTCGGACTGCCCGCCCATGAACTGGCTATGATGATGGTCATCGCCCTGCGATTCATCCCGACACTGGTGGAGGAGGCGGACCGACTGCAGAAGGCCCAGGCCGCTCGGGGCGCGGACTTCACTGGCAATCCGATCCGGCGCGTTCGGAAAATGACCGCGCTGCTGGTGCCCCTCATGCTCTCGGCCTTCCGGCGAGCCGAGGAACTGGCCGTCGCCATGGAATCCCGCTGCTACCGGGGCGGCGCCGGGCGCACCCAGTTCCGCGTCATGGCCCTGGCCCGGAACGACTTCGTGGCCATCGCGGCCGTGACGGTCCTACTCGTTCTCGGCGCGGCCGCCAACAGCATCGGCCCCGTCGACCATCTGTTCTGA
- the truA gene encoding tRNA pseudouridine(38-40) synthase TruA: protein MRTLVLTIEYDGTDFLGWQLQPEGRTVQGVLEEAMRTILRADLRATAAGRTDAGVHATGQVVHFRTDSDMVVDRLKKGLNGVLPPDVRVLGATQAPDDFHARFSAVGRRYTYRIIRRPSAMRRHQAWHVAYTLNVDAMRRACAPLVGRHDFTSFCQATSTANGTVCEVRELEWIEAEDELCLKIEANRFLHHMVRTIVGTAVDVGRGRWPESVMAEMLAAKDRRAAGSNAPARGLCLEAVLYPSEFGI, encoded by the coding sequence ATGCGCACCCTGGTCCTCACGATCGAATACGACGGCACCGACTTCCTCGGCTGGCAGCTCCAGCCCGAGGGACGAACCGTGCAGGGCGTCCTGGAGGAGGCGATGCGCACCATCCTGCGGGCCGACCTCCGGGCGACCGCGGCGGGCCGCACGGACGCCGGGGTGCACGCCACCGGCCAGGTCGTCCACTTCAGGACGGATTCGGACATGGTGGTGGACCGGCTGAAGAAGGGGCTGAACGGAGTGCTGCCGCCGGACGTGCGCGTGCTGGGGGCCACGCAGGCGCCCGATGATTTTCACGCCCGGTTCAGCGCGGTGGGACGACGGTACACCTACCGGATCATCCGACGACCGAGCGCCATGCGACGGCACCAGGCCTGGCACGTAGCTTACACGCTGAACGTGGACGCCATGCGCCGGGCCTGCGCTCCCCTGGTGGGCCGCCACGACTTCACTTCCTTCTGCCAGGCCACGTCGACGGCCAACGGCACGGTCTGCGAGGTGCGGGAACTGGAATGGATCGAGGCGGAGGACGAACTCTGCCTGAAAATCGAGGCGAACCGCTTTCTCCACCACATGGTGCGGACGATCGTGGGCACGGCCGTGGATGTCGGGCGGGGTCGATGGCCGGAGAGCGTCATGGCGGAGATGCTGGCGGCGAAAGACCGCCGTGCCGCGGGGTCCAACGCCCCGGCCCGCGGGCTCTGCCTCGAGGCGGTCCTCTATCCTTCCGAATTCGGGATCTGA
- a CDS encoding RNA methyltransferase, producing MADRTESTAPDYFSHIHIILVEPKVPGNIGAVARSMTTMGLSRLVLVDPVEFRHEAEARWMAHGAGDILDNARVVPTLDEAVNDLALVVGTTNRTRGIWLSPIQPVEDACAELSAVARGQPCGILFGREDRGLLNDELQRCNVIARIPAATAYPSLNLAQSVMVCAYELFRQSAEVPPPSDVRLADHRAVERVTRRVHETLLRLGFESTPNEETFLRTIRRVLRRSLRLEQRDVAVLHKVCDEIDAYVDRRGGGQSDPQIPNSEG from the coding sequence ATGGCCGATCGAACGGAAAGTACCGCGCCGGACTATTTCTCGCACATACACATCATTCTCGTAGAACCGAAAGTACCGGGGAACATCGGCGCCGTCGCCCGGTCCATGACGACCATGGGGCTTTCCCGTCTCGTCCTGGTCGATCCGGTCGAATTCCGCCACGAGGCCGAGGCCCGCTGGATGGCTCACGGAGCCGGGGATATACTCGACAACGCCCGCGTCGTCCCGACGCTGGACGAGGCGGTGAATGATCTCGCCCTCGTCGTCGGCACGACCAACCGCACCCGCGGCATCTGGCTAAGCCCCATACAACCCGTGGAAGACGCCTGCGCCGAGCTTTCCGCCGTGGCGCGGGGCCAGCCCTGCGGCATTCTCTTCGGGCGGGAAGACCGCGGCCTTCTGAACGACGAACTCCAACGCTGCAACGTCATCGCCCGGATCCCCGCGGCGACAGCCTACCCTTCCCTCAACCTGGCCCAGTCGGTCATGGTCTGCGCGTACGAACTCTTTCGCCAAAGTGCAGAGGTACCGCCACCCTCCGATGTGCGCCTGGCGGATCACCGGGCCGTGGAGCGCGTTACACGGCGCGTGCACGAGACGCTGCTCCGGCTCGGTTTTGAGTCCACGCCGAACGAGGAGACCTTCCTGCGCACCATCCGCCGCGTTCTGCGCCGCAGCCTGCGGCTGGAGCAGCGCGACGTCGCCGTGCTGCACAAGGTATGTGACGAGATCGACGCGTATGTGGACCGCCGCGGCGGTGGTCAGTCCGACCCTCAGATCCCGAATTCGGAAGGATAG
- a CDS encoding CcmD family protein, translated as MDQNFWYLFSAYTLIWVGLFLYLFTIAGREKKLEAEIAELKAAVEELESKE; from the coding sequence GTGGATCAGAACTTTTGGTATCTGTTTTCCGCCTACACGCTGATATGGGTCGGGCTGTTCCTGTACCTCTTCACGATCGCCGGCCGCGAAAAGAAGCTGGAGGCGGAGATCGCCGAACTGAAGGCCGCCGTGGAGGAGCTGGAGTCAAAGGAGTAG
- a CDS encoding cytochrome C assembly protein gives MNMAGIAARLRITPFGLICLVGLVATLYLSLIWAPRERVMGDVQRIMYFHVASAWIAEFAFVLVGVSSVIYLWLRERKWDIVAYSAAEVGFVFCCFVMITGPIWGKPVWGTWWTWDPRLTFSMILWLIYVAYLMLRVYGDDLPQVKTFLAVLGILGTIDIPFIHFATLWWRGLHPDSLVMTEEGLGAGMEVNMRIALGVSAVVFTLLFFYLMSRRMALERLRDETEALRERVEHRHPGSVGI, from the coding sequence ATGAATATGGCCGGCATAGCCGCCCGCCTGCGCATCACACCCTTCGGCCTCATCTGCCTCGTGGGCCTGGTCGCCACACTGTACCTGTCGCTGATCTGGGCGCCCCGGGAGCGCGTCATGGGGGACGTGCAGCGGATCATGTATTTTCACGTCGCTTCCGCCTGGATCGCGGAGTTCGCCTTCGTGCTGGTGGGCGTTTCCAGCGTCATCTACCTGTGGCTGCGGGAGCGAAAGTGGGACATCGTGGCCTACAGCGCCGCGGAGGTCGGGTTCGTCTTCTGCTGCTTCGTCATGATTACCGGACCGATCTGGGGCAAGCCGGTGTGGGGCACGTGGTGGACGTGGGACCCCCGGCTTACCTTTTCCATGATCCTCTGGCTCATCTACGTCGCCTACCTGATGCTGCGCGTCTACGGCGACGACCTGCCGCAGGTGAAGACATTCCTCGCCGTGCTGGGCATCCTCGGTACCATCGACATCCCCTTCATCCACTTCGCGACCCTTTGGTGGCGGGGCCTGCATCCCGACTCACTGGTCATGACGGAGGAAGGCCTCGGCGCGGGCATGGAAGTGAACATGCGCATCGCGCTGGGCGTGTCGGCGGTCGTCTTCACCCTCCTGTTCTTCTACCTCATGAGCCGGCGGATGGCGCTGGAGCGGCTGCGCGACGAGACCGAGGCCCTGCGGGAGCGCGTGGAGCACCGGCATCCCGGCAGCGTGGGAATTTGA
- a CDS encoding ABC transporter permease subunit: MLAQSWQIYRKDMLVEYRTRERVVTMFVFSLIVVIIFNFAFNAGADVLQRVAPGMIWVAFAFAGMLSASRSFSPEKDRGTFEGLLLAPIDRGSIFLGKLLGNVTLIGLVQLAVLPLFVLFFNMTILPYLSKLLVIFFLGTVGFSSVATLFAAVAVNTRMRDVMLPVLLLPVASPVLIALVETTRTTFEGGDWQDMTNWIRLLSVFTVVFLVASVMLFEYIVEE; the protein is encoded by the coding sequence ATGCTCGCCCAGTCCTGGCAGATCTACCGCAAGGACATGCTCGTGGAATACCGGACCCGCGAGCGGGTCGTGACCATGTTCGTCTTCTCGCTGATCGTCGTGATCATCTTCAACTTCGCCTTCAACGCGGGGGCGGACGTGTTGCAACGCGTGGCGCCCGGCATGATCTGGGTGGCCTTCGCCTTCGCGGGCATGCTGAGCGCCAGCCGGTCCTTTTCACCGGAAAAAGACCGAGGCACCTTCGAAGGACTGCTCCTCGCGCCCATCGACCGGGGATCCATCTTCCTGGGCAAGCTGCTGGGCAACGTCACGCTCATCGGCCTGGTCCAGCTGGCGGTGCTTCCACTCTTCGTCCTGTTTTTCAACATGACAATCCTGCCGTATCTGTCTAAACTGTTGGTGATCTTCTTTCTGGGAACCGTCGGATTCTCGTCCGTCGCCACCCTGTTCGCGGCCGTGGCCGTCAACACGCGCATGCGGGACGTTATGCTGCCGGTCCTGCTGCTGCCCGTCGCCTCGCCGGTGCTGATCGCGCTGGTGGAAACGACACGGACCACTTTCGAGGGCGGGGACTGGCAGGACATGACAAACTGGATCAGGCTGCTTTCAGTGTTCACGGTCGTCTTCCTGGTCGCGTCCGTCATGCTGTTCGAGTACATCGTGGAGGAATGA
- the ccmA gene encoding heme ABC exporter ATP-binding protein CcmA, with protein sequence MVDRSASGLAGNAGVTGVAGAAGAPGTSGAPGISIRQLTKSYGRFRALHRVDMEVAPGSFLALFGPNGAGKSTLLGIIAGLVRPSRGQVFLDGEEITKDRDENLGKRIGALSYQTYLYDELTVLENLRFYGRLFGVENREERIGSLLSTVGMEARSGSPVRTLSRGMRQRVALARALLHDPDILLLDEPYSGLDQDAMVMLKTVLAARNKTVLLVTHDLVRGLESADRVAILNQGRLVFEAEASQLSTLDFEQTYRDHVV encoded by the coding sequence ATGGTTGATCGATCCGCCTCTGGCCTCGCTGGCAACGCCGGCGTCACCGGTGTCGCTGGTGCCGCCGGTGCCCCGGGCACTTCTGGCGCCCCTGGCATCAGCATCCGCCAACTTACGAAGTCCTACGGGCGTTTCCGGGCCCTGCACCGGGTGGACATGGAGGTGGCGCCGGGATCCTTCCTGGCCCTGTTCGGCCCCAATGGCGCGGGCAAGTCGACCCTTTTGGGCATCATCGCCGGGCTCGTGCGCCCTTCCCGCGGCCAGGTGTTCCTGGACGGCGAGGAAATCACGAAGGACCGCGACGAGAACCTGGGGAAGCGCATCGGCGCGCTGTCCTACCAGACCTATCTCTACGACGAACTGACCGTGCTGGAGAATTTGCGGTTCTACGGGAGGCTCTTCGGGGTGGAAAACCGCGAGGAGCGGATAGGATCACTGCTGTCCACGGTGGGCATGGAAGCCCGGTCGGGGAGCCCGGTACGGACGCTGTCGCGCGGCATGCGCCAACGGGTAGCCCTGGCCCGCGCCCTGCTGCACGATCCGGATATCTTGCTGCTCGACGAGCCCTACTCGGGTTTGGACCAGGACGCTATGGTCATGCTCAAGACGGTCCTGGCCGCCCGGAACAAGACGGTCCTCCTGGTGACGCACGACCTGGTCCGCGGACTGGAATCCGCCGACCGCGTCGCCATCCTGAACCAGGGACGGCTGGTGTTCGAGGCCGAGGCCAGCCAGTTGTCGACCTTGGATTTCGAGCAGACCTACCGCGATCACGTGGTGTAG
- a CDS encoding carboxypeptidase regulatory-like domain-containing protein: MAWVSLAVGLFSPVRTAQAQGTGSIGLTVVNGTTGLPMAGHEVVLLNRSSLEAPEQTLARVVTDDAGRYEFTGLAADGSHYVVATRYLEVPYLTGLITLEPGAGRIDTLLQVFDITTDETALVHSAVHLVIDTAPEILNVTEIIVVENRGILTFAPPPGVGLGLVYNLPAAAFGLQPMMEGLQHTERGLLFSAPVPPGVSRIVYAYNVDRASIDHRFNRQMDYDVERVQVLVSPSTQTVTATNLTNDGVQQIAADEYLLLSNRVGVGRGMSVEVAFPRVLAWQDVMKWGMLGFVVLIVAAGLVVGIRARPEQPDEPPALSDLSPEDERKYAAIVQALAALDDQFAEGGLNPDAYRTRRARLKDRALRLRQPGSGDG, encoded by the coding sequence GTGGCCTGGGTCTCTCTGGCGGTCGGCCTATTCAGTCCGGTCCGGACCGCGCAGGCCCAGGGAACGGGGAGCATCGGGCTCACGGTCGTGAATGGCACGACAGGCCTGCCGATGGCCGGACACGAGGTCGTGCTGCTGAATCGCAGCAGCCTGGAGGCCCCGGAACAAACCCTAGCCAGGGTCGTTACCGACGATGCCGGCCGCTACGAATTCACCGGACTGGCAGCCGACGGGTCCCATTACGTGGTCGCCACCCGGTACCTGGAGGTACCCTATCTGACCGGTCTCATCACCCTCGAACCGGGCGCTGGCCGCATAGATACCCTGCTCCAGGTCTTCGATATCACGACTGATGAAACGGCCCTGGTCCACAGCGCGGTCCACCTGGTCATCGATACCGCCCCCGAGATCCTGAATGTCACGGAAATCATCGTGGTGGAGAACCGCGGCATACTCACCTTCGCGCCGCCGCCCGGCGTGGGGCTGGGCCTCGTCTACAACCTGCCCGCGGCCGCCTTTGGACTGCAGCCGATGATGGAAGGGCTTCAGCACACCGAGCGCGGTCTCCTGTTCTCGGCGCCCGTACCCCCCGGGGTCTCGCGTATCGTTTACGCCTACAACGTGGACCGGGCGTCCATCGATCACCGGTTCAACCGGCAGATGGACTATGACGTCGAACGTGTCCAGGTGCTTGTTTCACCGAGCACCCAGACGGTGACCGCCACCAACCTGACCAATGACGGCGTGCAGCAGATTGCCGCCGACGAATACCTGCTGCTTTCGAACCGCGTGGGCGTGGGCAGGGGCATGTCGGTGGAGGTCGCCTTCCCCCGCGTGCTGGCCTGGCAGGACGTCATGAAGTGGGGGATGCTCGGATTCGTCGTGCTCATCGTGGCCGCGGGGCTGGTAGTGGGCATCCGCGCCAGGCCCGAACAGCCGGACGAACCGCCTGCGCTCAGCGATCTCTCGCCGGAGGACGAACGCAAATACGCCGCGATCGTCCAGGCCCTGGCCGCCCTGGACGACCAGTTCGCGGAGGGAGGACTGAACCCGGACGCCTACAGGACCCGCCGCGCCCGCCTCAAGGACCGGGCGCTCCGGCTGCGCCAACCCGGGAGCGGCGATGGTTGA
- a CDS encoding zinc ribbon domain-containing protein: MNEASDVLDELDRTAVSDLPVEEQIEEAVRAVREIRQRSEPASGETATVDDEAAEEKKAKDEIDGDEAAVDETAAGTPAEDATAVDVHTEDAPAGDARPVQSAQVQVCRICRTVNEASARFCIECGASLKTIACAGCGTENPASARFCAQCGGKLI; this comes from the coding sequence ATGAACGAAGCCTCGGACGTGCTGGACGAACTGGACCGGACCGCTGTCAGCGACTTGCCCGTGGAGGAGCAGATCGAGGAGGCGGTGCGGGCGGTCCGGGAGATCCGGCAGCGCAGTGAACCGGCATCCGGCGAGACCGCGACCGTCGACGACGAGGCTGCGGAAGAGAAGAAAGCCAAAGACGAGATCGATGGTGACGAGGCGGCTGTTGATGAGACCGCTGCAGGCACGCCCGCCGAAGACGCGACTGCCGTAGACGTGCACACCGAAGACGCGCCCGCAGGAGACGCGCGGCCCGTTCAGTCCGCACAAGTCCAGGTATGCAGGATTTGCCGAACGGTCAACGAGGCGTCCGCCAGATTCTGCATCGAGTGCGGCGCTTCGCTGAAAACCATCGCCTGCGCCGGTTGCGGCACTGAAAACCCGGCATCGGCCAGGTTCTGCGCCCAGTGCGGAGGTAAACTGATCTAG
- a CDS encoding cytochrome c maturation protein CcmE: protein MKDRKRKKQRKFLVGFGLVIAAIGYLIYTGATDATMYYLTVSELKAAVETGDVAYDENMRLHGKVVNGSIQRDEVGTMRIRFVAHEGGVEAPVVYTGVVPDTFKDDSEVVVEGGYGRDGTFTAHTLYAKCPSKYEAEGGYGQYEQTEPQSPEPLPQS, encoded by the coding sequence ATGAAAGACCGCAAGCGCAAAAAGCAGCGCAAATTCCTGGTGGGCTTCGGCCTGGTGATCGCCGCCATCGGTTACCTGATCTATACCGGTGCGACCGACGCGACCATGTACTACCTCACCGTGAGCGAACTGAAGGCCGCCGTGGAAACGGGCGACGTGGCCTACGACGAGAACATGCGCCTGCACGGCAAGGTCGTGAACGGGTCGATCCAGCGGGATGAGGTGGGCACCATGCGCATCCGTTTCGTCGCCCACGAGGGCGGTGTCGAGGCCCCCGTCGTCTACACCGGCGTAGTCCCGGACACTTTCAAGGACGATTCGGAAGTGGTCGTGGAGGGCGGATACGGCCGGGATGGCACCTTCACCGCCCATACGCTGTACGCCAAGTGTCCGTCCAAGTACGAGGCCGAGGGGGGATACGGCCAGTATGAGCAGACCGAGCCGCAGTCGCCGGAACCCCTTCCCCAATCCTAG